AAGAAAACAGTACGCCGAAGCGGCGATTATGCAAGCTAATGTGTCGGTGATCCTGTCGTTCAAAGCCAGCCCTCCTGAGCGCTCTTCACAGCGTTATTTATTATATATGAAAACTGACTGATTGTGAGCAAAATTTTAAGAAGCCGTCAAAGCGTTTGTTGGCCCCGCCTCTCGCGCCCGTATTGACATTGACGGTGCTTTGGCGTATAAAAGTAAACCAGTTGATCCTTTGAGTACGGGGAGGGGCCGCCGGTGTCATACAGCGCATATTCGTCGTCATGCTGTCCGCAGCGTCTCTCTTCGTGGGGAGGCACAAGCCCCGCGCGCCCGTCTCAGAGCGAATAGCAGATACGCGCCGCCTGCGGCGTCGAATGCGGAAGCAACGTTTTGAGACTGGAAGAGTTTCTTTCGGTCTCTTTTTTATTTTATAGGGAGGTCTTTATTTTGAGGAAATATTTGCTGACTCCTGGACCGGTCGAGGTGCCGCCGCCGGTTCTTGCGGCCGGTGCCGCTCAGATGGAAAGCCATAGGTGCGCCGCGTTCTCATCTCTTTTCATGGGAATTTCGGAAAAGCTCGGGAGACTTTTCGAAAGCTCCTCCCCCGTCGTTATACTCCCGTCCTCGGGCACGGGTGCGCTTGAGTGCGCGGCGGTCAACTTCCTCGGCGCCGGCGACAAGTTCGTCTCTCTCTCGTGTGGCGCCTTCGGCAAAAGGTTTCGTGAAATAGCGCAGCGCACGGGAGCTGAGGGCGTATTCGCCGATTATCCCGAAGGCTGCGCGCCTGCTCCCGGCGACGCGGCAGAGCTGCTTCGCGCGCACCCTGACGCGAAAGCTCTGCTTATCACGCACAACGAAACCTCGACTGGGGTGACTGTGCCGGTCAAGGATATTATCGCAGCCCTGCCAAAGGAGCGCCGCACGCTCGTACTCGTCGACGGAGTAAGCTCGGTCGGCGCGATGGAATGCTTCCCGGAGCAATGGGGGATCGACGTGCTATGCACGGCCTCGCAAAAAGGGCTGATGACGCCGCCGGGGCTCGGATTCGTCTGGCTGTCGGAGCGCGCGCTCGCTGAGCTCGACTCACGCCGGTGTCCGAGCTACTACTTCGACCTCAAGCTTCATCTTAAATATATGAAAAAAGATTCCTACGAAAACCCGTACACGCCGCCGGTGTCGCTCTACTACGCGCTCGACGCGGCACTCGGCGTGATACTTCGGGACGGGGCGCGCTCGTGGTTTGCAAAGCGCCGCCGCTGGGCCGGCGGTTTTGCGTCGGGGCTTGAGGGCATGGGCTACGAGCTTTTGGTAAAAGACCCCGCTCTGCGTTCCGCAGGCGTTACGGCTTTCAGCGCGCCGGGCGGCAAAAGCGAAGCCGTGCGCGCCGTTCTTTCACGGATGGGACTCACGACGGCGGGAGGACAGGGAGGCCTCAAGGGGAAGCTCATACGCTCCGCGCACTACAGCGACTGGGGAGAAACCGAACTTAAGGAAATACTCGGCGCTTTCGGCGAAGCGCTGAAAGAAACGGCGGAATAAAGCGGCAAAACCGCCGTAAAAGTTGACGACAGATTGGACGGCTGAACGAAATGGGTAATAAATGGAAGGTCCTTGTAACGGAAAAGGTCGGAGAGGCGGGGCTGGATATATTCAGAAACGCGCCCGAGGTCGAGCTCGAGGTGGCGCTCGGCCTCACCGACGAAGAGATAATAGAAAAACTCGCCGACGCGGACGCTATACTGACGCGCAGCGGCACGACGATGGACGAGAAAAAAATAGAAGCTGGACACAAGCTCAAGGTCATAGGCCGCGCCGGAGTCGGCGTCGACAATATCGACCTCCCTGCCGCCAGCCGGCGCGGGATAATAGTCATCAACGCACCGAGCGGCAACACGCTCGCCGCAACGGAGCTGACGATGGCCAACATGCTCGCCGTCGTGCGCAGGGTGCCGCAGGCGTGCGCATCTCTCCATGAAGGCAAATGGGACAGAAACAAATTCACGGGCCGCCAGCTCAGCGGCAAAAAACTGCTCATTATCGGCCTCGGGAGGATAGGCAGCGAGGTGGCTAAGCGCGCGCGGGCCTTCGGCATGGAGGTAATAGCCTACGACCCGTACATCCCGCATACGAAGGCCGACTCGCTCCACGTCGAACTGATGGGCGACCTCGAGGGGGCCGTATCGCTCGCCGACATGGTGACGATACACACGCCTCTCACCGAGGAGACAGCTGACATGATAGACGAGAATATGCTGCGCGTGTTCAAGCACGGGGCCTATCTCGTGAACTGCGCGCGCGGCGGCATCGTGGACGAAGCCGCGGTAGCGCAGGCGGTACGCGACGGGCGTCTCGAGGGCTTCGCGACGGACGTTTACAGCGCGGAGCCGCTGAAGCCGGGCCACCCGTTCCTCGCAGAAGACATAGCCGGAAAGATCGTGATAACGCCGCACATAGGCGCGAACACAGTCGAGGCGCAGTCGGAAGTGTCGCGCATCGCGGCGGTGAACATGCTCAGCGTGCTGCGCGGCGAGCCCTACAACCACGCTGTCAATCTGCCCTTCCTCGAGCAGGCGCTCAATAACGACCAGCGCATGTACCTCAGCCTCTCGCGTAAGATCGGCCTGCTCGCGGCGAAGCTCGCCCAGGTGCGTGGCTCCGCCCCCCACAAGTGCCACGTCACGCTGCGCGGCCCGCTCTTCGACGACGAAGAGAAGCGCCTCGCCAACAAGCTGCGCCCCTACACCATCGCCGTGCTCAAGGGGATGCTCGAGGTAAGCATAGGCACGCCGGTCAGCTACATGTTGGCGCCGCTGCTCGCCAAAGACCGCGACGTATCCATCGACGAAAGCTACGGAGAGCCGCGCACTTACAAGAACACGATAGAAGTCGAGCTCGAGACCGCAAAGGGAACCGTTTCACTTCTCGCGACGATAACAGAAGAAGGCCGCCAGAGAATCGTCCGCGTCAACGACTACTGGGTAGACTTCGTACCGACCGGCAAGCTGCTGATATTCCAGAACCACGACCGCCCCGGCGTCATCGGCAAAATAGGCAGCATATTAGGAGAAGCCGGAGTCAATATCGCGAATTTCGCGCTCGGGCGCAAAGAAGGCAGCGGACTCGCGCTCGGCGCGCTCGAAATCGACGGCGAGACGGACGACAGCCTCAACGGAGAGCTCATCAGAAGCGGCGACATGGTGTGGGTCGCCA
The window above is part of the Cloacibacillus sp. An23 genome. Proteins encoded here:
- a CDS encoding aminotransferase class V-fold PLP-dependent enzyme, giving the protein MRKYLLTPGPVEVPPPVLAAGAAQMESHRCAAFSSLFMGISEKLGRLFESSSPVVILPSSGTGALECAAVNFLGAGDKFVSLSCGAFGKRFREIAQRTGAEGVFADYPEGCAPAPGDAAELLRAHPDAKALLITHNETSTGVTVPVKDIIAALPKERRTLVLVDGVSSVGAMECFPEQWGIDVLCTASQKGLMTPPGLGFVWLSERALAELDSRRCPSYYFDLKLHLKYMKKDSYENPYTPPVSLYYALDAALGVILRDGARSWFAKRRRWAGGFASGLEGMGYELLVKDPALRSAGVTAFSAPGGKSEAVRAVLSRMGLTTAGGQGGLKGKLIRSAHYSDWGETELKEILGAFGEALKETAE
- the serA gene encoding phosphoglycerate dehydrogenase, with protein sequence MGNKWKVLVTEKVGEAGLDIFRNAPEVELEVALGLTDEEIIEKLADADAILTRSGTTMDEKKIEAGHKLKVIGRAGVGVDNIDLPAASRRGIIVINAPSGNTLAATELTMANMLAVVRRVPQACASLHEGKWDRNKFTGRQLSGKKLLIIGLGRIGSEVAKRARAFGMEVIAYDPYIPHTKADSLHVELMGDLEGAVSLADMVTIHTPLTEETADMIDENMLRVFKHGAYLVNCARGGIVDEAAVAQAVRDGRLEGFATDVYSAEPLKPGHPFLAEDIAGKIVITPHIGANTVEAQSEVSRIAAVNMLSVLRGEPYNHAVNLPFLEQALNNDQRMYLSLSRKIGLLAAKLAQVRGSAPHKCHVTLRGPLFDDEEKRLANKLRPYTIAVLKGMLEVSIGTPVSYMLAPLLAKDRDVSIDESYGEPRTYKNTIEVELETAKGTVSLLATITEEGRQRIVRVNDYWVDFVPTGKLLIFQNHDRPGVIGKIGSILGEAGVNIANFALGRKEGSGLALGALEIDGETDDSLNGELIRSGDMVWVATVDFTKAG